From one Polyodon spathula isolate WHYD16114869_AA unplaced genomic scaffold, ASM1765450v1 scaffolds_825, whole genome shotgun sequence genomic stretch:
- the prim1 gene encoding DNA primase small subunit, which produces MSYEYDQASLPDLLPLYYRRLFPFSQYFRWLNYGGVTKNYFQNREFSFTLKDDIYVRYQCFSNQSELEKEMQRMNPYKIDIGAVYSHRPSQHNAVKSGTFQALEKELVFDIDMTDYDDVRKCCSAADICSKCWTLMTIAIRILDRALKEDFGFKHRLWVYSGRRGVHCWVCDEAARKLTQSARSAVAEYLSTVKGGEEAVKKVQLSDPIHPFIKESLKVLEHYFEEYALVNQDILGSKESIDKVLALLPEEVRDLLQSDFLKAKTASQRWECLKKRVNQMKGVLKKGIHGDWDIMFQYCYPRLDTNVSKGVNHLLKSPFSVHPKTGRVSVPIDLKQLDQFDPFAVPTISLICQELDKALEGDEDANDKENEGEPEQKRRVRDYKKTSLAKYVKVFEQFVEKMEQSWKGELLKRSDLQKDF; this is translated from the exons ATGTCTTACGAGTATGACCAGGCTAGTTTGCCGGACCTGCTGCCGCTTTACTATCGCCGGCTTTTCCCGTTTTCCCAGTACTTTCGCTGGCTTAATTATGGAGGTG TCACAAAGAACTATTTCCAGAACCGCGAGTTTTCCTTCACCCTGAAAGACGACATCTACGTGCGGTACCAGTGTTTCAGCAATCAGAGCGAACTCGAGAAAGAGATGCAGAGAATGAACCCGTACAAGATCGACATTGGTGCTGTGTACTCACACAGG CCGAGTCAACACAACGCAGTGAAATCCGGGACCTTCCAGGCGCTGGAGAAAGAGCTGGTCTTCGATATCGACATGACGGACTATGATGATGTTAGAAAGTGTTGCAG CGCTGCCGATATCTGTTCCAAATGCTGGACGCTGATGACCATAGCCATTCGTATTCTGGACCGAGCTCTGAAAG aggATTTTGGCTTCAAGCACCGTCTGTGGGTTTACTCGGGCAGGCGAGGTGTCCATTGCTGGGTCTGTGACGAAGCAGCCAGAAAACTCACCCAGTCTGCACGTTCGGCCGTGGCAGAGTATCTCAGCACAGTGAAG GGAGGTGAAGAAGCTGTTAAAAAGGTGCAGCTGTCAGACCCCATACACCCCTTTATCAA GGAATCGTTGAAGGTGTTGGAGCATTACTTTGAGGAGTATGCCTTGGTCAACCAGGACATCCTCGGAAGCAAGGAATCTATCGACAAGGTCCTGGCTCTACTGCCTGAAG AGGTCAGAGACTTGCTGCAGAGTGATTTCCTGAAAGCCAAAACCGCGTCCCAGCGCTGGGAATGTTTGAAGAAAAGGGTAAACCAAATGAAG GGAGTTCTAAAGAAAGGTATTCACGGAGACTGGGACATCATGTTTCAGTACTGCTACCCTCGTCTGGACACTAACGTCAGCAAAGGAGTAAACCACCTGCTGAAGAGCCCTTTCAGTGTGCACCCCAAAACAG GCCGTGTTTCTGTGCCAATTGATCTGAAGCAGCTGGACCAGTTCGATCCCTTTGCGGTGCCCACGATCAG CTTGATCTGCCAGGAGCTGGACAAGGCCTTGGAAGGGGACGAAGACGCGAACGACAAAGAGAACGAGGGAGAGCCGGAGCAGAAACGACGAGTCCGAG ACTACAAGAAAACAAGCTTGGCAAAGTATGTGAAGGTTTTTGAGCAGTTTGTGGAGAAAATGGAGCAGTCTTGGAAAGGGGAGCTACTGAAAAGAAGCG
- the dtx3 gene encoding probable E3 ubiquitin-protein ligase DTX3 isoform X2 has protein sequence MGSQVSSATMSVRAGRNSDEVVLSQPLWDCLTAGQQRVTDFQAKHGLCVVRQSESPGCCTVRLRPAEGQGPVSMATRKAFVSLCRAVHKEMTKQVTPKRKRSLREALRCVSGRDKGGPRRSQRQKLTREQAMEFEEQPPSQESSSVNIEGEEEPSCSICMGEMVDKKTLDKCGHSFCKSCLERAFQVKRACPVCRLVYGQLVGNQPDNGRMTVERDPDLELPGHEGYGCICIIYSFLPGIQGEEHPNPGVCYPGTDRVAYLPDSPEGNRALAMLKKAFDQRLIFTIGTSMTTGMSNVITWNDIHHKTCIWGGPRCFGYPDPTYLVRVMEELREKGVTAD, from the exons ATGGGATCGCAAG TATCTTCAGCCACGATGAGCGTGCGAGCGGGGAGGAACAGTGACGAGGTGGTCCTTTCTCAGCCCCTCTGGGACTGTTTAACTGCTGGCCAGCAGCGCGTGACGGATTTCCAGGCGAAGCACGGTCTGTGTGTGGTGAGGCAGAGTGAGAGCCCGGGCTGCTGCACAGTCAGGCTGCGGCCCGCTGAGGGCCAGGGCCCCGTCTCCATGGCGACCCGCAAGGCCTTTGTTTCCCTGTGCAGGGCCGTCCACAAGGAAATGACCAAACAAGTAACGCCCAAGAGAAAGCGGTCTCTCCGGGAGGCCCTGAGGTGCGTGAGCGGGAGGGACAAGGGTGGCCCACGCAGGTCCCAGAGGCAGAAGCTGACGAGGGAGCAAGCCATGGAGTTTGAGGAGCAGCCTCCGAGCCAGGAGAGCTCCAGCGTGAACATCGAAGGGGAGGAGGAGCCCAGCTGCTCCATCTGCATGGGTGAGATGGTGGATAAAAAGACTCTGGACAAGTGTGGCCATTCCTTCTGCAAGAGCTGCCTGGAACGGGCTTTCCAGGTGAAGAGGGCCTGCCCGGTGTGCCGGCTGGTCTATGGGCAGCTCGTGGGGAATCAGCCCGATAACGGTAGAATGACTGTGGAGAGGGACCCCGACTTGGAGCTGCCGGGACATGAGGGCTACGGCTGCATCTGCATCATTTACAGCTTCCTGCCCGGGATTCAAGGG GAAGAGCACCCCAATCCGGGGGTATGTTACCCGGGCACAGACAGAGTGGCGTACCTGCCGGACAGCCCAGAGGGGAACCGCGCCCTGGCCATGCTGAAGAAGGCCTTCGATCAGAGGCTTATCTTTACCATTGGCACCTCCATGACCACGGGCATGAGCAACGTCATCACCTGGAACGACATCCACCACAAGACCTGCATCTGGGGCGGCCCGCGCTG CTTCGGTTATCCAGACCCAACCTATCTCGTGAGAGTGATGGAGGAGCTTCGAGAGAAGGGAGTCACTGCCGATTGA
- the dtx3 gene encoding probable E3 ubiquitin-protein ligase DTX3 isoform X1, with the protein MDLRPHTTISSATMSVRAGRNSDEVVLSQPLWDCLTAGQQRVTDFQAKHGLCVVRQSESPGCCTVRLRPAEGQGPVSMATRKAFVSLCRAVHKEMTKQVTPKRKRSLREALRCVSGRDKGGPRRSQRQKLTREQAMEFEEQPPSQESSSVNIEGEEEPSCSICMGEMVDKKTLDKCGHSFCKSCLERAFQVKRACPVCRLVYGQLVGNQPDNGRMTVERDPDLELPGHEGYGCICIIYSFLPGIQGEEHPNPGVCYPGTDRVAYLPDSPEGNRALAMLKKAFDQRLIFTIGTSMTTGMSNVITWNDIHHKTCIWGGPRCFGYPDPTYLVRVMEELREKGVTAD; encoded by the exons ATGGATCTCCGACCCCATACAACAA TATCTTCAGCCACGATGAGCGTGCGAGCGGGGAGGAACAGTGACGAGGTGGTCCTTTCTCAGCCCCTCTGGGACTGTTTAACTGCTGGCCAGCAGCGCGTGACGGATTTCCAGGCGAAGCACGGTCTGTGTGTGGTGAGGCAGAGTGAGAGCCCGGGCTGCTGCACAGTCAGGCTGCGGCCCGCTGAGGGCCAGGGCCCCGTCTCCATGGCGACCCGCAAGGCCTTTGTTTCCCTGTGCAGGGCCGTCCACAAGGAAATGACCAAACAAGTAACGCCCAAGAGAAAGCGGTCTCTCCGGGAGGCCCTGAGGTGCGTGAGCGGGAGGGACAAGGGTGGCCCACGCAGGTCCCAGAGGCAGAAGCTGACGAGGGAGCAAGCCATGGAGTTTGAGGAGCAGCCTCCGAGCCAGGAGAGCTCCAGCGTGAACATCGAAGGGGAGGAGGAGCCCAGCTGCTCCATCTGCATGGGTGAGATGGTGGATAAAAAGACTCTGGACAAGTGTGGCCATTCCTTCTGCAAGAGCTGCCTGGAACGGGCTTTCCAGGTGAAGAGGGCCTGCCCGGTGTGCCGGCTGGTCTATGGGCAGCTCGTGGGGAATCAGCCCGATAACGGTAGAATGACTGTGGAGAGGGACCCCGACTTGGAGCTGCCGGGACATGAGGGCTACGGCTGCATCTGCATCATTTACAGCTTCCTGCCCGGGATTCAAGGG GAAGAGCACCCCAATCCGGGGGTATGTTACCCGGGCACAGACAGAGTGGCGTACCTGCCGGACAGCCCAGAGGGGAACCGCGCCCTGGCCATGCTGAAGAAGGCCTTCGATCAGAGGCTTATCTTTACCATTGGCACCTCCATGACCACGGGCATGAGCAACGTCATCACCTGGAACGACATCCACCACAAGACCTGCATCTGGGGCGGCCCGCGCTG CTTCGGTTATCCAGACCCAACCTATCTCGTGAGAGTGATGGAGGAGCTTCGAGAGAAGGGAGTCACTGCCGATTGA